DNA sequence from the Penaeus vannamei isolate JL-2024 chromosome 32, ASM4276789v1, whole genome shotgun sequence genome:
TGCCCCAGCGAGGAGGCCGCCCAGCGCATCGTGACTCGGCCTCAGAGGGGCTCGTGATCAGGGCGGCCTCGGGCTAATGTGCACGAGACGGAAGCCACAGGAACATCTCCGCCGTAGAAGCCCACAGACACGCGGGCGGGGATGACGTGTCCCGGCCTGCAGTGCTGCTCTGGGAGAGTTTTTGTCCtaagattttttatttgtttatctttttatagtGCCATTCTTGGTCCTTTTAAAAGATGAGTACTATATATGTTCAATGCCATTAGTGCCATTCTTAGTCCTTTTAAAAGGCGGGCACTCTGTATGTTGAATTACACATGTTACGCAGGGAAtgctttatgtgtatgtttggccTTGAAATAAGATGCAATATAATACGCAGGAATGATTAAAGAGTATATTTACTTTTGAAATAATCTGCACATGATACGAAAAGAATGcttaaaaaatgcatatataattttgaaAGAAGTTACATATGATACGCAGGAATGCTTGAAAATGCATATTTAGTTTCGAAATCAGTAGAGTTTCGATGTAACAATGCCGTCCGTGATGCCCCTGCTTCTTAATTGGATTAATGTGTTTAATGGAGCTGATATATAAAAGCTCGGTCGCCAGAACTGACCTGAGTAACATGTGATCGTGTGGGGCCCAGTGCGGCGTCGGATTAAGAGTGCCACCTGCCTGGCACTGCTTGGTGGTCGGTGCATTGGCTCGTTGTGCATGACCAGCTGATCACTGCTGGGTTTTAACGTGCTCATTAACGCTGGCGAATGAGCAGGACGGTAATGAATTGAGTTGGGTAATTAAGTTGGTGGTCGAGGAGGGGTTCATCTGATGAATTGGAGGGTTATTACGAATGTTGTTGATGGGGTTGTTATTTCGTGTATGCTGGCGGGGGATTCAGGTCGGAGGAAGTGTGcaggaatgatttttttttctgactggatgatgtgttgttgtttgtgggtTAGAAGGCAGCTAGATGTGTGGGGGACATGTTATGGTGGGAGCAGTGTCTATATATAGGTGCTTGTGTATGTGATtttgcataggtgtgtgtgtgtgtgtgtgtgtgtgtgtgtgtgtgtgtgtgtttatatgtgtgtgtgtgtgtgtgtgtgttcacgattttttttttttagtatgtattCACATTCGTATACATTTAgataaaatatatttgaatatgtgcaTGTGCCTCTGCCCCTCTGTTGATCTAGATATATCCGTTGTCGTTCGTGTAAGTGGTCGTCCGTGCAAGTGGTCGTCCGTGCATACACAATTGCAAGCGGCCGAACGACGAGCGCGGCGGACTCGTGGCAGACTGGCGGGCGTGCCGGGGGCGACTGAGGCCCGGCCAGGCAGGACCCGTCATGTAGGCGGCGCGAAATAGGTGCAAACGAGCGCGCGAAAAGGCCGCCAAAAACACTAGATTGATAACGCCATGAAAATAGGCTCCCACCCCTGCCCTTAGTAGCGAGGCCCGCTTTAGTAATGGTACTTTCCATATACTATTTATAACACTATCTAATAACTAGCTTCTCCCCCCCGAACACTCCCCCTGGCCCGCTTTTCCCGCCCCCAAGGGACCCCCGCTATCTGCCGCTTCCCCTCCTCGATCGCTAACGACGCCCCTCGACACGAAGCGAGGGTGgcgaggagggagataagagcggcgataaggagggtgggaggggcgggCGACCCGTCACTTACCAGTCCGTCGGTTGGCGTCGCACGGAACGCTCTCCCCCTTCCGCTACGGTTCGTCTGTCGGGGACACTCCGCTCCCGTCGGTGGTTCTCGTGCGAGGTTCTGGGGTTCTCGTGCGAGGTTCTGGGGTTCTCGTGCGAGGTTCTGGGGTTCTCGTGCGAGGTTCTGGGGTTCTCGTGCGAGGTTCTGGGGTTCTCGTGCGAGGTTCTGTCCCGGCGGAAGGATAAAAATAAGAGTGCCTGCTCTGCCACGCGGCGCACGTCCCTGGCACAGTGCCGTTCCAGAACTGGCAGCGTGGAACCCCTTCCAGTGCCTCCGTGCCCGTGGCTGTCAGCTCGATGCCAGTGCCATGCGTGAAATGCTGCTGCCACGCGCGGACACAGGACTGAAAACGAAGTGCACGGTGAAGTTCCTTGCAATGAAAGTAGaaaactttataaaaaaaaaaaaaaaaacgtttatatagaaacgtttatatataaaaaggattGTCGGTATATCACGCGGAGGCTGGAAAAAAATCGTGTTAAAAATGACAGTGCCAATCAGAACATAGCCGCTGGATAAATCATTTGAAATGGCTGCCAATCATTACACGGAAAATTGGATAAAATCATCCGAAATGGCTGCCAATCATCAAACGGAGAATGGATACAAAAAAATCCACATAAAATGGCTGCCGATGCATCACACGAAGGCTGAATATTCATGTGGCTGTCACTGATGTATCACCTTGAAAAAATGTTTATTGGTGGTTTGATGTGATTATAACCAAGGCGTGGGATTGGTTATTGGCCAGGTGATTGGGTGTATTTGAGAGATTGGATTGGGTGAAGAGTAAtgctgtggtgttttttttttcgtatggatAGCAATGTTATGAGTAGATGTTtaatgtgatgtttttttttgtttgtttttattgttatttttaattagcGTATTTTCGAGGGGGATTTCTTGTCttagaggggaaggcgagggttaTTTTTAGCCTTTGTGTAACTTCCTTGAATCTTATATAGCCGTGCtttatttgcttctctctctctctctctctctctctctctctctctctctctctctctctctctctctctctctctttctttctctttctctctctctctctctctctctctctttctctctctctctctttctctctctctctctctttctctctctctcccctcctctctctctactttttttctctctctcctcctctctctctcttcctctctctttacaccccctaccaccctccccaccctttctatcggcattatcctccttcccccatcatcatcatcttccttccttccttcttcctcctccgatgCAATTGATGCAGGAAATGCCTCACCCGCCCGTCCCCAGCGCACGCCACCTCGAATGCCGTGCAATCCGAGGAATGGCCCTTTGCAATGTTGCATTCGGGAGACGTCGGCTCCGACATCGACGAAGGCGGGTTTGTGCGTGGatcgtgggcggggggggggggagagagagagagagagagagagagagagagagagagagagagagagagagagagagagagagagagagagagagagagagagagagagagagagagagaaagagtgtgtgtgtgttaaaggcgTGTGGGTGTTGGGATGGGCGTGAAGGGGGCGTGGAGGTGTGGGTTCTTGTTGgtgtaaggagaggggggggggagttttggtGACTTAGTTTTGGGATTGTGTGTTTTAATTGCTGTATTTATTCGTGAATTTATTAATTACTGTATTCATTCGTGAATTTATGAATTATTGTATTCATTCGTGGATTTGTTGATTATTGTATTTATTCGCGTatttattgataattttattgaATTCATGTATTGTACATCATATCCGTACGATATGTGAGCTTATCAGTACTAtataatatcattttatattatttgacgcgtatgtgtatgttattataatttttttttaatctttatatattttttattgtatatatttattttttatttatttacttattctttgtatcattaaatctttatatattttaaaattttatttatttattatttatttatttatttatttatttatttatttggatcatttctatctttctgtctgggAGTGTGGGTCACAGGGAGCGATCGCGTGCGTGGTTATAGCTGTGACTCCATCGATTCCATTTCTTACTTCTTCAAAGGTCAGTAAGTGGCGGGAAATACACGCCAAGGAGTCAAGGGGATTTAAAAaggtgtgttggggggggtggggttggggggttgggaggaggggaggaggggggttgggagggatcgTGTGTGGCGGAGggtttgcacttttttttttttttttttaagtctagtAGTGTgtacctttgtttgtttgtttgtctgtctctctttctccctttttctttctctttctctttttgtctctctgtctgattctctctctctctctgtctctttctttctctctcttttctctctctctctctctctctctctctctctctctctctccctccctccctccctccctccctccctccctccctccctccctccctccccccccccttccctctctccttccctctccctttccttccctccctctccctttccttccctccctctccctttccttccctctctctctccctctccctccccttcccgtccccctctttctctctttctctttcttggttttGCGTCCATTATTATAAAATACGAAAGTTTTAAGT
Encoded proteins:
- the LOC113807392 gene encoding uncharacterized protein, producing MSEPTSPECNIAKGHSSDCTAFEVACAGDGRQPRARRHWKGFHAASSGTALCQGRAPRGRAGTLIFILPPGQNLAREPQNLAREPQNLAREPQNLAREPQNLAREPQNLAREPPTGAECPRQTNRSGRGRAFRATPTDGLDETLRNLVLVHEIGRKNKFSVAVLLASTAAVTVAISNKPPYLAASNTEEARGADGKVKMGRWPLLEIGCSGCVLPIACSSDSKCPASRKCCFDPCRQRHVCRLPSPL